Proteins from a genomic interval of Bradysia coprophila strain Holo2 chromosome X, BU_Bcop_v1, whole genome shotgun sequence:
- the LOC119085601 gene encoding poly(ADP-ribose) glycohydrolase isoform X1, producing the protein MSDDGMDPMDVDENGDSDQNNENCGHKMEDIYRLSSEWDLRHFPGVKPSPIHTVLYQTPILNATVPPIPHKGPGRWDANHVRLPCAQQNQYVVRNEDDTEEVKERWSLIRTALSQDIRTSHDLVAAILSYNTKYSKTWRFNGLHKLFQDSDEKACESFFTELLPKIIRLALALPELIPSAIPLLKRGTTKSISFSQEQIASLLANAFLCTFPRRNAQGKRSEYRSFPDINFNRLFESSEHNVVEKLKCICHYFRRVTNNMPTGVVTFTRRCMPDKHRIRWDKWEGDFKATKLHVTAYGTIEDDGRGLLQVDFANKFLGGGVLGFGCVQEEIRFVICPEMIVSKLITEVLDKNEALLMIGCERFSSYSGYASTFEWNDNFIDRTPYDESRRRLCNVVAIDALNFYAASDQYREELIRRELDKAYVGYYHELKSPAPGVATGNWGCGAFGGNKRLKALIQLMVCCVTCRPMVYFTFFDKELRDELLEMRKFLVDEGITVAELWSSLVQIRNHKIPPEHIYSFIYQWHRDIKYAHLMLNDSPNFDSTDVPLTESSAIPSSSTESSSNFQWPSKKNRQSIPTSTFYSKSNCDTTTKQETSPDKSSHEADLYRKSKSSLLDPADREYYQKEFTKIHSKQTVTGGSSLLDALDEDYGARRTATDQTDLPSSKSDRLDAADRYGNVTGESSLLNALDENYDDCNIDQMVDDHANLPSSQPIDQPNGNVDMFASTDGADREQKIDSQEKSVSNEESNEDSQDVIPCTPPPEKSLKRKANSNKKQIKITDIYPKLNVN; encoded by the exons ATGAGCGATGATGGGATGGATCCAATGGACGTAG ATGAAAACGGGGATTCGGATCAAAATAACGAGAATTGCGGTCATAAAATGGAAGACATCTACCGTCTAAGCAGCGAGTGGGACCTGAGA CATTTTCCAGGAGTGAAACCATCGCCAATTCACACAGTCCTATATCAAACACCCATCCTAAATGCCACCGTTCCGCCCATACCACATAAAGGGCCCGGCAGATGGGATGCGAATCATGTTCGCCTGCCATGTGCCCAACAGAATCAGTATGTCGTTAGGAATGAAGACGACACTGAGGAAGTGAAGGAACGTTGGTCGCTGATTCGCACGGCTCTTTCGCAGGATATTCGAACGTCACATGATTTAGTAGCAGCAATATTGTCATACAATACGAAATACAGCAAGACGTGGCGATTCAATGGACTGCACAAATTGTTCCAAGACAGTGACGAGAAAGCCTGCGAGTCATTTTTTACGGAACTTTTGCCGAAAATCATTCGACTGGCACTCGCTCTGCCGGAGCTAATACCGTCCGCCATTCCACTATTGAAACGGGGCACAactaaatcaatttcatttagcCAGGAGCAAATTGCATCGTTGCTAGCCAACGCGTTTCTATGTACATTTCCACGCCGTAACGCACAGGGAAAACGATCCGAGTACCGATCATTTCCCGATATTAATTTCAATCGATTGTTTGAATCGTCCGAACACAATGTCGTTGAGAAGCTCAAGTGCATTTGTCACTATTTTCGTCGTGTGACTAATAATATGCCCACCGGTGTGGTAACGTTCACTAGACGTTGTATGCCAGACAAACATCGGATCAGATGGGATAAATGGGAGGGCGATTTTAAGGCAACCAAATTACATGTTACAGCTTACGGGACGATTGAAGATGATGGACGCGGTCTGTTGCAGGTAGATTTTGCTAATAAATTTTTGGGCGGTGGTGTACTCGGATTCGGATGTGTTCAAGAGGAAATTCGTTTTGTCATTTGTCCGGAAATGATTGTGAGCAAATTGATAACGGAAGTGCTTGACAAAAATGAAGCGTTACTGATGATCGGTTGCGAGAGATTCAGCTCATACAGCGGATACGCTTCGACGTTTGAGTGGAATGACAATTTCATAGACCGAACTCCATACGACGAGTCTAGGCGTCGATTGTGTAATGTTGTTGCAATCGATGCGTTGAATTTCTATGCAGCGTCTGACCAGTACAGAGAAGAATTGATCCGGCGGGAATTGGACAAGGCATATGTCGGATACTATCATGAACTGAAGTCTCCGGCACCTGGCGTAGCCACTGGAAATTGGGGCTGTGGTGCATTTGGTGGTAACAAACGACTGAAAGCGCTTATACAACTGATGGTTTGTTGCGTAACGTGCCGACCAATGGTTTACTTCACATTTTTTGATAAAGAGCTGAGAGATGAACTGCTGGAAATGCGAAAATTTTTGGTCGACGAAGGCATCACAGTTG CCGAACTCTGGTCATCACTGGTGCAGATTCGTAATCACAAGATCCCACCCGAACATATATATTCATTCATCTACCAGTGGCATCGTGACAT AAAATATGCTCATCTGATGTTGAACGACTCACCAAATTTTGACTCTACTGACGTACCGCTTACTGAATCGTCAGCGATACCGTCATCATCAACTGAATCGTCGTCTAATTTCCAATGGCCCAGCAAGAAAAACCGCCAATCAATACCGACGAGTACATTTTATAGCAAATCTAACTGTGATACAACAACGAAACAGGAAACGTCGCCAGATAAGTCGTCACATGAGGCGGACCTGtatcgaaaatcaaaatcgtctCTGTTGGATCCGGCTGATCGCGAGTACTATCAAAAGGAGTTTACCAAAATTCACTCGAAACAAACCGTTACTGGCGGATCGTCTTTATTAGACGCTCTCGATGAAGATTACGGCGCACGTCGAACAGCTACCGACCAGACTGATTTGCCATCGTCAAAATCGGATCGGTTGGATGCGGCGGATCGCTACGGAAATGTTACTGGTGAATCGTCGTTATTGAATGCACTGGATGAAAACTACGATGATTGTAATATCGATCAAATGGTTGACGATCATGCCAATTTGCCATCATCACAACCGATTGATCAACCTAATGGCAATGTTGATATGTTTGCGAGCACTGATGGTGCTGATAgggaacaaaaaattgacagtCAGGAGAAGTCAGTCTCGAATGAAGAATCGAATGAGGATTCTCAGGATGTTATTCCGTGTACACCTCCACCGGAAAAATCTCTGAAGCGGAAAGCTAACTCTAATAAAAAGCAGATAAAAATCACGGACATTTATCCGAAACTGAACGTTAATTAA
- the LOC119085601 gene encoding poly(ADP-ribose) glycohydrolase isoform X2, whose protein sequence is MPTGVVTFTRRCMPDKHRIRWDKWEGDFKATKLHVTAYGTIEDDGRGLLQVDFANKFLGGGVLGFGCVQEEIRFVICPEMIVSKLITEVLDKNEALLMIGCERFSSYSGYASTFEWNDNFIDRTPYDESRRRLCNVVAIDALNFYAASDQYREELIRRELDKAYVGYYHELKSPAPGVATGNWGCGAFGGNKRLKALIQLMVCCVTCRPMVYFTFFDKELRDELLEMRKFLVDEGITVAELWSSLVQIRNHKIPPEHIYSFIYQWHRDIKYAHLMLNDSPNFDSTDVPLTESSAIPSSSTESSSNFQWPSKKNRQSIPTSTFYSKSNCDTTTKQETSPDKSSHEADLYRKSKSSLLDPADREYYQKEFTKIHSKQTVTGGSSLLDALDEDYGARRTATDQTDLPSSKSDRLDAADRYGNVTGESSLLNALDENYDDCNIDQMVDDHANLPSSQPIDQPNGNVDMFASTDGADREQKIDSQEKSVSNEESNEDSQDVIPCTPPPEKSLKRKANSNKKQIKITDIYPKLNVN, encoded by the exons ATGCCCACCGGTGTGGTAACGTTCACTAGACGTTGTATGCCAGACAAACATCGGATCAGATGGGATAAATGGGAGGGCGATTTTAAGGCAACCAAATTACATGTTACAGCTTACGGGACGATTGAAGATGATGGACGCGGTCTGTTGCAGGTAGATTTTGCTAATAAATTTTTGGGCGGTGGTGTACTCGGATTCGGATGTGTTCAAGAGGAAATTCGTTTTGTCATTTGTCCGGAAATGATTGTGAGCAAATTGATAACGGAAGTGCTTGACAAAAATGAAGCGTTACTGATGATCGGTTGCGAGAGATTCAGCTCATACAGCGGATACGCTTCGACGTTTGAGTGGAATGACAATTTCATAGACCGAACTCCATACGACGAGTCTAGGCGTCGATTGTGTAATGTTGTTGCAATCGATGCGTTGAATTTCTATGCAGCGTCTGACCAGTACAGAGAAGAATTGATCCGGCGGGAATTGGACAAGGCATATGTCGGATACTATCATGAACTGAAGTCTCCGGCACCTGGCGTAGCCACTGGAAATTGGGGCTGTGGTGCATTTGGTGGTAACAAACGACTGAAAGCGCTTATACAACTGATGGTTTGTTGCGTAACGTGCCGACCAATGGTTTACTTCACATTTTTTGATAAAGAGCTGAGAGATGAACTGCTGGAAATGCGAAAATTTTTGGTCGACGAAGGCATCACAGTTG CCGAACTCTGGTCATCACTGGTGCAGATTCGTAATCACAAGATCCCACCCGAACATATATATTCATTCATCTACCAGTGGCATCGTGACAT AAAATATGCTCATCTGATGTTGAACGACTCACCAAATTTTGACTCTACTGACGTACCGCTTACTGAATCGTCAGCGATACCGTCATCATCAACTGAATCGTCGTCTAATTTCCAATGGCCCAGCAAGAAAAACCGCCAATCAATACCGACGAGTACATTTTATAGCAAATCTAACTGTGATACAACAACGAAACAGGAAACGTCGCCAGATAAGTCGTCACATGAGGCGGACCTGtatcgaaaatcaaaatcgtctCTGTTGGATCCGGCTGATCGCGAGTACTATCAAAAGGAGTTTACCAAAATTCACTCGAAACAAACCGTTACTGGCGGATCGTCTTTATTAGACGCTCTCGATGAAGATTACGGCGCACGTCGAACAGCTACCGACCAGACTGATTTGCCATCGTCAAAATCGGATCGGTTGGATGCGGCGGATCGCTACGGAAATGTTACTGGTGAATCGTCGTTATTGAATGCACTGGATGAAAACTACGATGATTGTAATATCGATCAAATGGTTGACGATCATGCCAATTTGCCATCATCACAACCGATTGATCAACCTAATGGCAATGTTGATATGTTTGCGAGCACTGATGGTGCTGATAgggaacaaaaaattgacagtCAGGAGAAGTCAGTCTCGAATGAAGAATCGAATGAGGATTCTCAGGATGTTATTCCGTGTACACCTCCACCGGAAAAATCTCTGAAGCGGAAAGCTAACTCTAATAAAAAGCAGATAAAAATCACGGACATTTATCCGAAACTGAACGTTAATTAA